A section of the Verrucomicrobiota bacterium genome encodes:
- the rpmH gene encoding 50S ribosomal protein L34: protein MQPTFRPSKLRRARKFGFRKRMSTKGGRKVITARRRKGRQRLSA, encoded by the coding sequence ATGCAACCGACATTTCGACCATCCAAACTTCGTAGAGCCCGTAAATTCGGGTTTCGCAAACGTATGTCCACCAAAGGTGGCCGTAAGGTAATAACTGCGCGTCGTCGTAAAGGTAGACAACGTTTGTCAGCCTAG
- the yidD gene encoding membrane protein insertion efficiency factor YidD, whose product MNPINFHSILRFPRYIVVGLVFIYQHVLSPIKNALLGPGGCCRFHPTCSEYTLESVKAHGTIKGLYFSIIRLSKCQPFHGGGYDPVKPVTSRFQPLPQPESLLDLRSKT is encoded by the coding sequence ATGAACCCCATCAACTTCCATTCGATCCTCCGTTTTCCACGGTATATAGTCGTCGGATTGGTTTTCATCTATCAACACGTTCTGAGCCCGATCAAGAATGCGTTGTTAGGTCCGGGAGGTTGTTGTCGATTTCATCCTACTTGTTCTGAGTACACTCTCGAGAGTGTAAAAGCTCATGGGACAATAAAAGGCTTATATTTTTCTATCATCCGACTGAGTAAGTGTCAGCCCTTTCACGGAGGTGGCTATGACCCGGTCAAACCAGTGACATCCCGTTTTCAACCATTGCCTCAACCGGAATCTCTTCTGGATCTCCGAAGTAAAACTTAA
- the yidC gene encoding membrane protein insertase YidC: protein MDKKNTLLGVLFLLAAFAVMALMNKNANNAPQPEPRSVTDSPGSETSPSARANSPSPEPIAKQANATAAAIAETIEVTEAAIEELSYLENDLIEVIFTNQGGAIKKVAMKEYEAVKNSEDPYLFNHFGYAPMLGVSVGDGAFDKPFTKTFQDGGEIRFERQEANGLLIRKNFWIHRNESEGEPYSIRHNIEFVNTGAENLLLKDYSLHLGTIEPALMGGGALLGGYLNAGYYEDGDEEFITSSKFIASNGFLGIGANKNPPPYITESSRFSWASLKNQFFVSILTPDLPGKGITVRPQPLDRVNDKGDPMVALSSNAQFELSGLGASEKVIANMDFYVGPKEIFRLQAMDRNQEAVMEFGWFGAVSKVLLLGMKQIHAVIPNWGIAIIIITIILKLVFWPLTQISARSAKKMQKIQGPMKELTEKYKEDPKRKNEEMMKLYRKHKVNPVGGCLPMIVQIPIFIGFFYMLRTSSELRFAEFLWISDLSQPEKIFSWGVNLPILGQYFNLLPFTMGLTMFYQMRMTPTAASAEQQAIFKFMPIMMVVMLYNFGSGLCLYWTIQNLMTILQQTITNKRKDKEEIAAELDSNDPNKKLENPLIRKKPKRKLKNQ from the coding sequence ATGGATAAAAAGAACACACTTTTAGGAGTCTTATTTTTGCTCGCAGCCTTCGCCGTAATGGCGCTGATGAATAAAAATGCGAACAATGCACCTCAACCCGAACCGCGTTCCGTCACCGATTCCCCGGGCTCAGAGACTAGTCCATCCGCCAGGGCGAACTCACCATCACCAGAGCCAATTGCCAAACAAGCGAATGCAACCGCGGCAGCAATCGCTGAGACTATTGAGGTAACTGAAGCAGCAATTGAAGAGCTTTCCTATTTGGAAAACGATTTGATAGAAGTTATTTTTACCAACCAGGGTGGGGCGATCAAAAAGGTCGCGATGAAGGAGTATGAGGCGGTGAAAAACTCTGAAGATCCGTATCTTTTTAATCATTTTGGCTATGCCCCGATGCTTGGCGTTTCGGTGGGTGATGGTGCATTCGACAAACCATTTACCAAAACTTTTCAGGATGGCGGTGAGATTCGGTTTGAACGTCAGGAAGCCAATGGCTTGTTGATTCGAAAAAATTTCTGGATCCACCGGAACGAAAGTGAAGGAGAACCTTACTCTATACGTCACAACATAGAGTTCGTAAATACGGGGGCCGAAAATCTACTTCTTAAAGATTATAGTCTCCATTTGGGAACGATCGAGCCAGCATTGATGGGGGGGGGAGCCTTATTGGGAGGCTATTTGAATGCGGGCTACTACGAAGACGGTGATGAAGAGTTTATCACCTCGAGTAAATTTATTGCTTCCAACGGGTTTCTTGGAATTGGTGCGAATAAAAATCCACCACCCTACATCACAGAATCCAGTCGATTTAGTTGGGCTAGTCTCAAAAACCAGTTTTTTGTTTCCATCCTGACTCCAGACTTACCTGGCAAGGGAATCACCGTTCGGCCTCAGCCTTTAGATCGCGTGAACGATAAGGGCGATCCGATGGTAGCTCTCAGCAGCAATGCTCAGTTCGAATTATCCGGTCTCGGTGCCAGCGAAAAGGTGATTGCGAATATGGATTTTTATGTGGGCCCCAAGGAGATCTTTCGTCTGCAAGCCATGGATCGTAATCAGGAAGCGGTTATGGAATTCGGTTGGTTTGGCGCAGTTAGCAAGGTCCTTTTGCTGGGGATGAAGCAAATTCACGCTGTTATCCCCAACTGGGGAATCGCGATTATCATTATTACCATCATCCTTAAGTTGGTCTTCTGGCCTCTGACTCAGATCTCTGCTCGTTCGGCTAAAAAGATGCAGAAGATCCAGGGCCCGATGAAGGAGCTCACCGAGAAGTATAAGGAAGATCCGAAGCGGAAAAACGAGGAGATGATGAAGCTCTACCGCAAGCATAAGGTAAACCCGGTTGGAGGATGCTTACCGATGATCGTTCAGATCCCTATTTTCATCGGCTTTTTCTACATGCTGCGAACCTCTTCGGAGCTGCGTTTTGCAGAATTCTTGTGGATCTCCGATTTGTCTCAGCCAGAGAAGATTTTCTCTTGGGGGGTTAACCTTCCTATTTTGGGTCAATATTTCAATCTGCTTCCCTTTACGATGGGGCTAACCATGTTTTATCAGATGCGGATGACTCCGACTGCTGCCTCAGCGGAGCAACAGGCGATTTTCAAATTCATGCCGATCATGATGGTGGTGATGTTGTACAATTTTGGCTCCGGATTATGTCTTTACTGGACGATTCAGAATTTGATGACCATATTGCAGCAAACGATTACGAACAAACGCAAAGACAAGGAAGAAATTGCGGCCGAACTGGACTCAAATGACCCCAACAAGAAACTGGAAAATCCACTCATCCGCAAGAAACCCAAACGTAAACTGAAGAACCAGTAA
- a CDS encoding YebC/PmpR family DNA-binding transcriptional regulator gives MSGHSKWATTKRHKAAIDAKRGKIFSVLSKELIMAARAGGGDADMNPRLRTVLQKAKAANMPNDNVQRAIQKGTGELPGVTIEEVLYEGYGPGGVALMIEVATDNTNRSVGEVRSTLTKNGGNLGGSGAVAYNFSRMGQFVIAAEKTDEETLMECALEAGAEDILSEADHFEVRCPITEYEKVSRALEEAGIEPDSSELAYIPESLVPVTEVEDAKRILRVIDLLEELEDVQNVYANFDMADSILEAAEE, from the coding sequence ATGTCAGGACATAGTAAATGGGCAACCACCAAACGTCATAAAGCAGCCATCGATGCGAAGCGGGGGAAGATTTTTAGTGTTTTAAGTAAAGAGCTGATAATGGCCGCGCGTGCTGGCGGAGGGGACGCGGATATGAATCCGCGGCTTCGCACAGTCCTTCAAAAAGCAAAGGCCGCCAATATGCCCAATGACAATGTGCAACGCGCTATTCAAAAGGGCACAGGCGAATTACCGGGAGTTACCATTGAGGAGGTCCTCTATGAAGGTTATGGACCTGGTGGTGTTGCTTTGATGATTGAAGTCGCGACTGACAATACCAACCGGAGCGTGGGTGAAGTGCGGAGTACACTCACAAAAAATGGGGGGAACCTTGGTGGAAGTGGAGCTGTTGCCTATAATTTTTCCAGGATGGGGCAGTTTGTAATTGCTGCCGAAAAGACAGATGAAGAGACACTTATGGAATGTGCTCTTGAGGCTGGTGCGGAAGATATTCTGAGTGAAGCCGATCATTTTGAAGTTCGGTGCCCGATTACCGAATATGAGAAAGTGAGCCGCGCACTGGAAGAAGCGGGGATTGAACCGGATTCATCGGAATTAGCCTATATCCCCGAAAGTCTTGTTCCTGTGACAGAAGTTGAGGATGCGAAACGTATTTTACGTGTTATCGACCTATTGGAGGAGCTCGAAGATGTGCAGAATGTCTATGCCAACTTTGACATGGCGGACTCCATATTAGAAGCCGCCGAGGAGTAA
- a CDS encoding DoxX family protein, producing the protein MANFLHNLGLFILRLVTGSLVSFFAAREMAGRSDIILETLKFFAISVPDIVKVFAGCMILFFGAMLVIGFWTRFIALVLLLLMGIGAYCWSPQASQLNFHIEAIYGLLFFYLMLVGGGQWAVSRKHVPKGHSVLDSEQSVLASDGRPSIFTEHASHGSSTLVPPALANESDDSFLEETYPSKPDFSDIDDDDDDDDEEENGSSKKPLV; encoded by the coding sequence GTGGCTAATTTTCTTCACAATTTAGGATTGTTTATCCTCCGGCTAGTGACCGGTAGTTTGGTAAGTTTTTTTGCTGCCCGCGAAATGGCCGGCCGCTCGGATATTATTCTGGAGACCTTGAAGTTTTTCGCCATTAGTGTGCCCGATATCGTAAAAGTTTTTGCCGGTTGCATGATACTCTTTTTTGGCGCGATGCTGGTGATTGGGTTTTGGACACGATTCATTGCATTGGTGCTGTTACTTTTAATGGGTATCGGCGCCTATTGTTGGTCACCTCAGGCGAGTCAGCTCAATTTTCACATCGAAGCAATCTATGGGCTCCTTTTCTTTTACTTGATGTTGGTTGGCGGGGGGCAATGGGCGGTTTCGCGCAAGCATGTTCCCAAGGGGCACTCTGTTTTGGATAGCGAGCAATCCGTATTGGCAAGTGATGGACGTCCCTCGATATTCACCGAACACGCATCCCATGGATCGTCCACGTTAGTTCCTCCAGCGTTGGCGAACGAGTCGGATGACAGTTTTTTAGAAGAGACTTATCCTTCGAAACCCGATTTTTCAGATATTGATGATGATGATGACGATGACGATGAAGAAGAAAATGGTAGTTCTAAGAAACCGTTAGTCTGA